The DNA region CGCCGGCTGGTTGGCAGGTCTGACGTACGGGGCCGCGACCTGGGCGTTGCTGATCCGGGCGATGCAGCAGCCGGATGTGACCGGATGGGGCCCGGCGGACACCGTCACCCTGGCCCGGGGCACGCTGGTCGGCGCGGTCACCGCGCTGGTGGCCGACTCCTTCTTCCGTCCGGTGCCGCTGTGGGTGCTGGTCGCGTTGGCCGCGGTGGCGCTGGCGCTCGACGGCGTCGACGGTCAGGTCGCCCGGCGGACCGGCACCTGTTCGCGGCTCGGTGCCCGCTTCGACATGGAGACCGATTCGGCGCTGGTCCTCGTGCTGAGCGTGTTCGTCGCGGCCACCCTGGGTTGGTGGGCGCTGGCGATCGGGGTGTTCCGGTACGTCTTCGCCGCCGCCGCGTGGGTGGCACCCTGGCTGCGGGCACCGCTGCCGCCCCGGTTCAGCCGTAAGACGGTGGCCGCGACGCAGG from Solwaraspora sp. WMMD791 includes:
- a CDS encoding CDP-alcohol phosphatidyltransferase family protein — translated: MHAPSVGLLAQIAVLMTLAATSGLGVAGWLAGLTYGAATWALLIRAMQQPDVTGWGPADTVTLARGTLVGAVTALVADSFFRPVPLWVLVALAAVALALDGVDGQVARRTGTCSRLGARFDMETDSALVLVLSVFVAATLGWWALAIGVFRYVFAAAAWVAPWLRAPLPPRFSRKTVAATQGTVLVVAAAGIAPTMVTVLVAVVLAALLWSFGQDVHWLWRHRKPPVEPAHAEQRQMEQRHPELAPFDNAPFERSQVNRSQVALSR